ttCGGgacagattttagacgctgcacaaacatttatgtttgaaattaattaatagttacaaCAATACATatcaataaaagatttatttttcatattcagCCTTACTAATTAATATCAAAaggataaaattatttcaaatattatgcattgtaattgtaatattaaacaatgtaaaatatctaATATCCTGTCAACCGTTTACATTAGCTCtagtcaataataaatattaacaaaagaaTTTCAGCCACAATTATATATCCGCCAGAAGAAAGTATCCACCATAATTTTAGACTTTAgcaaatattgatatataaataataatcgcAAAATGAGAATACAAAGATTAATTGACGGTACTAAAAGTTGGAAtccgtttaaaaaaaataaacttgtagATTTACATAGTAACTTATTAGAAGCGAAGTCCGATGGAAAAAGTTACATACGTGTTTATAAGTGGAAAAGTTATAGAGGTGTTTCACATATGCAACGAAAAGGAAAGTATTCCCCAAAGTAACGGTGACAGTGACAGATCACCGTGACAATACTTGTATAAAACTTGTTATGCAAGTTAACAGTGACCATGGGTTTTGTTATTCTACAACTACCTTATAATACACAGGCATGAATGGACATGAGAAATTACAATTCTTAAGACTTTTAATTGATATCCAACTGAATGAGAGTATTATACTCAGTGATCCTCAGAGTGAGTTATGATCAATCAATACATCGATTCAATGCCGCATTTACGAGTATTTGTATTTTCGGTCTACtacatatgaatattattattgtatattaatcacACAGATTGAGTTAATTGCGAAttcaaaaaaaattgtatgcCGAATAGATGCAcgaaaaattgaatattaatgttaattaaatatgtaacatttgaaaaatatattttaactaagatTTGTcaggtaaaatatatattataattttaaaatctttagaaGTTGAGATGTAACGATATAATTCATTTGAAGTATGTTTAAACTGTACAGGAAATAAATAGCaaacatatttctattattttatcattttcacAGTTATTTACGTATTGTAGTACACAGAAATACATAATCGAGTTAACACTAATATACATAAGTTTAtcttattttatgaaacaaaatattgttttaatgattttgtaagaccttaaaataattaattgtattaaaaaactattatattaactCAGGATAGAACATGTTCACGGTATATCAATATGGGTAATGATTCAGATGGTTCAGAGAGACCAGGGAAAAGGCGGCCAATGTCGTTAAGAgatagaatatttataaagtgaGAGAGTTAAGGAGATTGCGTCTGCAACCCATATATTTGGTTTCAGTTCTTAGATTTGTTCTTGAAGAGTTTCATAATCTAATGTGTGACGATGTCGTATTCTTTAATTCCCTaatcatgtttatatttataatgcacATAAAATATACAAGATGTCCATAAATTACAATATCAAACCTTCTGGTCATTTTATTATTCCGGTCAAAATAAGTAAGAGATGTCAAGTGTAGACATTAATGTGTGATGTCAATGTGTATAGATCTAACTTGCCTAGTTTGCCGTCTATCTGCAAACTTAAGTTACGATAGATTTTGTCGTGTGTTTGTGTTTTTGGagaaatttatctttaaaataaaaaaattacaaaaaacaaactttaaaaaaattaatctaattaagACCTGTTTTTAATTCGTAACAATTCATCTTAGGTTACAAAACAGCGGTAGGAACACATTAAAAATTCCATTAActcaaaaatgaatattttttttaacatttataagaaCATTCGACAGTAAGATACttttagataaacattttaataccatCTTTATTTCGCTGCGACAAAACATAATTCGAAGTagtaaatgttttactgaacgaCATCCCTCGcttaaaatagaataattgatttaataatgttgtttaacCTGTTGATTATTAATCAGCTAATTGCTGCATTTCACTGCTCAAATTACCAACTCGTTGCTGTCATTTTAGCACTTGCTCTGAAATTTAATTCccgaattgttatttaaatttcgCTTTATTTGAGCATTTCAACTAAATACTGCttaattagaatatatttagttagtttacacaatattgtaactatatttcttctaattttaaatgattttatttactaaataaaatcaacaaaatgtaACGGCTATTAATTtaagctaaaatataaatattcatacaaaggaagtaagtaattaaagtttaacttaatttatttcatttggtaaatcaatttaaaatagcTTAAACTACACTTTAACACCCTCAAATTTTCAAACCATTGCTAATAAACCGTTTgtctttgttttatgttttttaaatccttcatttccaaaacaaatttagaattCCAAGCCCTTGGCACAGCACGCgtggaaaacatttaaatatattaaatgtgtgtgtgtgtctgtgtgtgtgtgtgtgtgtgtgtgtgtgtgtgtgtgtgtgtgtgtgtgtgtgtgtgtttgtttgtgacGAGTGTGTTTCACTCAATCACGTAAAAGCtgatatactgaaattttacatggaaattctaGGATCCGTGGTTCATATATAATCCAATTAATATTTCGAAAGGCCGTCATTGCTACGCCtcattggtctctaaagttgcattacagcaaacaaataatattaattgacggagcctgttaaatgtaattttttttctgtgtaaaaattgttCTATTACAGAACAAGCatacgtttaatttatttaccactattttcaatttttacagtctggaaagcatagagtaagcttgataatttcttatttcaatattgttgGCAACCCCTACTAAGTACAGAGTAAAAAAatccagataaaaaaatttaaagttttgttaaaatattaacgcAGATaccaaagacaaagttactatctatcGTTTACTATAAATTTGAGGACTGtcataaaactcatcttagttatGATGAGCAACGGCAATATTTCTCTAAAGTCAAGTTGTTACATCAGTTCTTGAAACAAATCCTCATTTATATTTTCGTGTATTGTAGCAAAATACACTAGTGACTATTCGACGCATCGCTAGAAGATAACTGTGAGAGTATTCCAATAAAATGAACGGGAATTAAAACTTAACTGATTTATAGGAAAGAAAAATTAAGAACTGTTCTTAATACAACTGAATGTTCTGTCTTGCTAGTTTATTGTTAACCCTTTCCTGTAcgttaatttgtaaaaaacctTTGTAAGACTTAAAGCACACATCTTTCTGGATATTGGTAGTTACAGaatcaaacaatgtttattttgttagtaaCAATTGTCTAGTTAcataaaaaaaagaactttttaccTCTTcttcttttaacaaaatttggtaaagcgtaatttatttgtttgtttcagaTGGCAGGCCTTGCAGTCACCAACAATTATTACGAATACCACAACTCCAACGAAGAGAACAAAATATCTAGTAGAATGTATAAGCGTTTCCATAATCCCGATGATGAAAGTGATGGAGATATTTTTGAAAGTAGTATCAGCTGATTGTTGAAACTATGAACACTTATTGAACAAATATTACACACACCTCTTTCGTGGAAatacatataatgttttatatacaaaatagtttaattcatttgtaaTCATTTATCAGTTCCAAATTATTCAGTTCGGTGTCCCATCCTGATACTTTATgtatatacaaactaaaatattaagaatGTGCGTAAACCCCTTATGAATATTCTCCCACCCCAATCAATATCCCAGAATTTAATCCCAAttaccattaaaaaataattaacttgattttttagATTAGTTATTTTGTTTCCTGTCAtcgaaaactttttaataatttgttcattttttaaacatgtttaccaatattttcttagtttaaaataattttgtttaaattaagtaGTACTATGCTTACTCCATAGAGCAGcataatttcatttctatctgtgtGCAGATATTCTGAGGACGAATTAATCCATTGTCTTGAAGTTTTGGCGGAAGATTCATTCTACATATGGCTGCATAGTGACCCATGTgttttggctgaacgttagcaaacgTTTTACACTGTtcttataagtaattataatggAAAAGAGAAACTTGcaggataaatacattttaaatcaaactaagTTCAATcttaaccaaataaaataaactttggaCTAGTAAtgttacatgcaacctcagtgatCCCTGTTACGCAACACAAGGTGTAGCGTACTTTAGCAGTAtagtaaatagtaacaaaacatatgatttaatattgttacttttCAACTTACACATAAAGAGAACATCAGACCAATTTAGAAACACTATTGCCTACTATCGTAACCTTAAACGCATTGAATGCCTTTTCCTACCAAATATggtcataattaaatttaaaaaatcttaaatataaaacgaTTAGTCAATTTATAAGTAAACCCACGGGTTTTAAATAGATAACTAGTGCGGAGCTCTGGAGGCAAAtgtttgtactttttaatatttatcaaatctATATTGGCGTTTggatttacatacaaaaaatggCTTTGtcttaactttaaaattgtagATATGTTAGAGATTAAGTCCTAGTTTAGGAACTCTATTGTGTCCTTGGCTTTAAGCACGTTTTGACAcgaattcaaaattaaatgtaaaaatatgtcatGCAGATAAGTTTTATGATATTTCTAACCATATcataaaaagcaaaaataattgTCTGCTAGAAGGTTGAAAGGTTTATCTTGCTTTATCTATACTTGGGACCCATTCCAAATCAGAAATATTGTACTCAATTTTgaatcataaacaaattaataaccaattacttattatgtaaagtaaaagtGTGATAAAAGAGTGTATTAtgacatgttttttaaaataatttattcatatgttTAATATCGAAATACCTGCTTCTTCAATCTCGTAAAAATTCAATCAGTTGACTTGTTATGGTCAGGTCTACTAAGTGCGCTCAGCTCAACATTTGGATATTTTCACTGCATAAATCAATTAGTTTACTGGGATATGACAATAATTCTCCTACGCAGGGAACATtaatatgaatagtttttaaaacaggagtataaaaaatgcttttatttttatatatttacttcataatatttaacaaaaattataaggcATTTGCTAACActatatttctgtaaattaaaagaaagagcATACAAAAGAAGAACACGTATAGATATGTGTGTGTATAGATTTGTAGAAGTACATTACAATTTACGAGAGGccaatagatatttaaaatacaaataaagcaaAGTAACCTAGAAAAGTATGTTACACTTTAGATTTTATCTCCCTAACTTTTTCCGATATATAATCGTAAACACCTAGCTTGTCGTACACATCAAGAATCTGTGGATAATACATGTCAAAATAAAGGCCAGTGTAAGTAGTTTTGTAGAAGCGGCTATCCTTGACTGATTCAAATGAGAATCTGACGCTTATATATTCTTCCATCTCCGCAGCAGACTCAGTTAAAGTTATTGGCAAACCGCAAACCCAAAGGAGCGTTATTGGACTGAGATGAGCGATTTCTGTTTCCAACTCTTCTATAGACAACTTTTCAGGACATCCTAGTTCTGCGAGATTGCCATTCAGTGAGTCACAGTAGATTTTGTACAGGTCGTTTAACCTATGTTCACGTACTTCCAtgttggctgctgataccaagaACATAACAAACTCGAGTAGTGGGTAGTTCAGTTTGATGCACTGGAAATCCAGGATTTTTATTCCAGCAGCTCTTCCCGAGTCGTCATATCTAAACATCATGTTCGTGCACCAAGGATCATCCTGTGTTATAGTTCTAAGAGCTTTCGATTTGCAATCGTCCAACATATTCTTATAAATAGTCCAAAATACATCATTCTCGCTGGCTTCTCTGATGACTTGATACTGTTTTTTGTAGTCCGGTTTATCTTCCAAATAAGCAGCCATACAAACAAGAGAATTAGGCATagacatttttaatgtttcatttactACTACACTCTCCGTACCAAAACTTTCAATCAATTCAGGATTAATTCTGTGCACAGCAATTCCAAGAGCGTGAAGCTTAGCTGAAGCCTCTGTGAAAAGTTTGCAGTGGTCGAAATCAAGCAGTTTGCGACGATCAACCATTTTAAACCCCGATACACTAAGATCTTCCACTACCAAACATAATGAATTTGGAGATTTGTAATGTTTAGGGACTACGTCATGTTTAAGAAGCTTGTAAGTTTCAGAGATAAACTCACAATAGTACTTTATCTCATTGCGATACAGTTGGTGCAAGACATCTCCCATCTTTTGCACTACAACCAAATCTCCAGACAGAGGTGCTTTTAAGATTAAAGATATTGAATGTTCAGTAGTTTGCTCATTGGGTTTCTTATACCGGATATTAGCCCTGATTATATTACTCCCGTAGTTGTTCCCAGGGGCGACGGCACACTCGAGCTCGTGACTTGTGACAGTAATCCCACCAAAGTTCTCTTTGTCGGACTCGAGGCAGGATTGAAGGAAATCGCCAGTTAACCACTCAGGAAAGCTCTCTGCTGTCATGTTTCCTGAAACAGATATGCTTTGTTGTAAACTCTGTTCTTTAAAGCATAAATAGTGCTActatactaaatatttgaattttaaacattttaattttagagtaATTGTCGAGCGTTTCTTATTACTGTCAGAGTTTActcaatttacataaattaattaatttccgtagtatatttataattgctGTTTACCTCGGTTGTCGCTAGATAGTGCACAATTTTAACGACTTCAAAGTAGCGGTAAAGGATATGCTTATTCCTTCTTTCTTTTGACAAAATATAAACCTTTATATATATGAGCAAAAATATTTGAGACACTATTAACTTATTAATGCGTTTGTTATGGCTTTACAAACAGTATAACAAACAGGTCTCTAGCTATCTAGAAATCTAGCTATTTTAATCCCCCTCATGACGGAATTTCCgagagattttttattttttcttataatgaCCTCCAGAATACAAAACCACCATGCATCCAAAAATGTAtacgtgtgtgtgtttgtgtgtgttttgtatgtatgtcatCGTATAACACGAGCTGGTAATAAACACAATAACtaacgtatttttaaaaacatcgaAACTTATTATGGTACAAAAGCAGTACTTCCACATAGCTTGTATGGACATTATTccgtcttaaccaataaaacatgtttcaagATGGCGTCCATTCACATTCGAGAAAAGAATATTTACTCAACTTATTTACAATAGTCTCAAACAGAGACATTTTTAGGTAGATGTTAGAAGGGTCCgcagccctaacttcgcctagtaaaataagacatattttctttacttttaatttttacatatagtaCGTAATTATAAcctacatttataatttatatttttcctacaGCACTTAAGGTATCAAGGTAGTGTTAATTCGAAGTTtggaaaattgttacaaataagtTATTGTGCATTATAATgcaaaagaaaagtattttagaaTTCTCAGCTCATTTACAATAAAGTTTGATCTAATATGTTTTTGATATCACGTATGGTTTCCAGATAGCGGGCGTACAACGTTTTATCTAGTCTATAACATTGCGGGAATAactgtgaacacgataactaatgtatttcttaatagattcagaCAAAACTTGATATATAGACACTATTTGTACATAGCTTAGAGGGTTCATTAGACTgtcttaattaataaaactcttcaagatggcggccattcaaATTCAAACACAATTTGTGACTCAACTAATTTCCACCGTGGATCCAAACTGACACATCTTTTACATATGCTgcttaattatatataactttttgtaTTACCGTAAGGTTACAAGATAGCAGtcattcaaagtttggaaaataaatggttATGTATCAGTTTCTCGTCTTTGGCTCGACGGAATGTGAGTGTTAATAAATTCGGGGATAGTAGGAATTATGTGGTTGAAGTCGGTGATAGGGTTTACAGTAAGTAAAAAGTAGACCTTAGCGTTTTCTTATTTTCggaattcaaacaaatttttgacATTGAATGCGTTTTTTGGCTTAAGCGTTGGAGATGTGACCAGCTCTTTTTGTAGgaaattttacagtgtttttttCGATTAGATTTGTGCTTTaagctatattattttttaattagtgacaAACTTTGTTGTGCATATTATTAGATACAATCGTCAATATCCAACCTCTGTAACTATTTTTATCAATACAGCATAACATTCTATCGTTAATTGGTGGCTTgtgattgaaatttataataaaaagtaatttattgacTAATTCGGTCTATATCGAAAACTTATGCGCCAGTTTCCTATAATAGAGATCTAAGCCGAGaacaaatattgttgaaaatgaaTACGAATTGTAAAATGATTTTCCACTCTATGATGACTATTACCAGAGATGGTTTGTCTTTTCCAACCGAATAGAATGAACGGCTACCACAAGATGAAACCGTTGAAACCACAAGTTATAAACCAAAATGCGCCtgaattttaacaatttctttaaaacgtgtttcatagtttatatatatatattggaaaatttgtgtGAACAATacttaaattgaaaacaaattgattCTTAATTTTCTAGGAAATTGACAGAACAGTTCTGCTTAGTACCCCACGTGAATAAAGTTTCTTAAATATGATACGTGAttactgtttttgtattttagttgcGTTGCTTCTGCAAACCTAATGCTTTCATGCTCATATGAATTCCTGCTATAATGGTCATTGTTGAGAACGcaactatttttacaaaaactactgTTTCCAGTAATAATGTCATTATCACTGTTAATTTTACGTATTTATAAACAACCacctgatatttttttaaacaccacTTTGATACAGcaacaattatttgtaatgtatatatttgtaaggTTAACTGAACAAATCCGTGTTTTAAAAGGTGTATTTGATGTTTAAACTAAATGACATTTAACTAATTCATGTTACGTAtctcataatattaattaattacggTACCTTTAACTGTCGTCATCTTTCTCGGTTGCAGACAAAAGGTTTACccaagtattttattatatttcataaataataataatttagaaatggaACTTGACACAACAGCTCAACACTAAAACTACTAACATGATCACAATGAAGAGAGTAGTACTCACTGACCTGTGGGAGTGAGTGGTTTAAATTGAGCGTCAGTCTGTAGATGTGAGCGAGGTCGTATCATACGAGTGGTGATACTGCAAGTTTTAGTCTATGAAGTGGAAAGTGGAGGAAGTAAGTGGCAGTCAGCTGATGTCAGATTGAGGCACTCTGCGCAACACGTGTTCTCTGTTTGTCATGACAGAACACTTTTTGAAGATTACAAATTTAATCTTCAAAAACTCTCTTCACTTTTTGGTGAacttagtttacttatttaagaacatttatttatactaaaagcTGTTCATTcttatcaattacaattttagtaagaaattatttgtaatcatcgagcatattattaaactatacataatttaattagttttcaattatttaggcaatacatgtttttatatattttttttaggaaatttaacCATATAATACCGTATACTTTCCTAATTAGAGGTATAAAACAGACAAGGCAAATCATTGCAGTTAGGAAATATTGCGTTCAGCATATAAGATTTTTTGACTACTCTACAACACGCTTCATGCTGTCTTTTTACAAGAGGCTCTTACATAATCGACATATATTTTGGAATCACTGGTCTgtcactataatattataattattataacatataacattacaataaatcgTCATGATAAAACATTCCATTTGTTCGTCCTGGTTTTTTCACACTTTTAAGACATGTTCCACACGTTGGCCTCCAAAAAAGGACGTTTCTTGGAACATGGCATAAGTTCCGAGATTTGCCATTCTGTCTCTCAGACAAATTTTTGATCAGAAAAAATTCCACATCCATACAGTTTAGGTTTCTTGTTGTTCTAGTTAGATAAATAGTGTACTTAACTCTAAAGACACTTCTTCGCTAATagaagcataggttgatatgtacatcaaattaaagttctttattaGTAGAATAAAATGGTGCAAATCCGACTTTAAACGGACAACCGAGCCCGAAATGGCAGCTATTCAAAGATGgcttgaatttgaaattttgtgtgctTTTCGAtccaaatagttaaaaataatttttttacgtatttaattggtttttagtACCTGTCCAAATTTATGTGAaatctgattattattattattattttgtggaaGATTTAAACTTAtccattgaaatgtttaatgttaaatattatatatatatatatatatatatatatatatatatatatatatatatatatatatacaaaaaaacaacaacTAAACAGAAACAAACCTAAGGAGCTTTTGTAAGTCGCAAAGGTATAGGTATACAAAACATTAGTTATTATTCAAGAGTACCTAACTTTACATGTACATATATTTCTGACTGACAACAATATGGGATTGACAGATTAACAAAGATCTGCCGGTGAATTCAACAACACTTAATACAGAGTTAAGGATGGAAAAAGAAAACGTACGATCAATGGAGTGCAGAATATGCTTTACGACGTCTTGCTGCTGGTAGAAAACAGAGGGCAACCGTTGAAGATAATCTTACTATCTTCTTGATGCTGGCAGAAGGCAGGGAGTCCCTGATGaagtttagaatatatttaatacagtatgaTGCTAGCAGAACACATATAGAAATCTTTGAAGTCGCGAATATGCGTAATGATGTTCTGtaattgtaaaattcaaataattttgagagaCAACAACTGAATTTCAGTTTATGTGCATGTTTTCCTGTTCGTAGTAATGGAGTGTCAGTCCgtgtaagtaatattttgtcCGAATTGGAAAAACTATAAGAAACGTTTGAATTCGCCCCTTAGTTTACCTTACCAGAATTTTATGAACACCTCGTTTCACACGGTGAGATGAATAGTGGAGAAATCGTTCGccagctgtaactcgctaacgaagcatttccgaacaaatgtttatgtaaactttattcattattttaattgtagaatGAGCTTCCTCAGTTTTTTTCATATCTTCATGAATTACTTTGTATATAAAACACAGCAATTGCGACTGTTTGAATAAACCTTCTCAAAACCAACGAAGTCAAATCTATTAACTAGTTTTATAAGCATTAAAGGCTCAGTTCTGAAAGATTCATATTTAGCAAATCACAGTAGATTTGGTACAGATCATTCAAACAGGCTTGACATACCTGTAGGTTGGCTGACATTCATAAGAATGTTACAAACTCTAGAATGGAGAACTCAATTTAATATGTTAGAAATCAATAATTCTTATGGACACAAGTTTTCCTTTCTCGTTGAATCTAAACATCCTAACCGTGTACCACACGTACCAACCACCACGTGTGTGACACGTATGTCTGATCATTGTGTATCAGTGCCTTGAaggattttgttttaaaagaataaattatttcgaTATAAAGTGTTCAATATACATCATTctaattgtttttcttaaaaacccCAAATTGTTTCTTGTAGTCCAGCTTGTctctcaaataaataataatttcaatagcTTGAAGCTTGGCTGAAGAAATTTGTGACGATCAACCATCTTAAAGCCTGATGCATTTAAATCTTCAATTACCAGACAAGGTGGGATTATGGATTTGTACTCGTAATGTTTAGGGACTGCTCCATGTTTGCTCCGTTTGACCGTTTCAGAGATAAACTCACGAAAGTACTTTATCTCGTTGATGTACAGTTGTTTGAAGCCGTCTCCCAGCTTTTGTGCTCCAGCAGAATCCAGTAATTACATCAAAGTTCTCTTTGTTGGACTCGAGAaaggttataaaattagttatacattttaaaaaccaaaaatataaaaaggttgCAGGTTTTCTGTTGACATATTCCTGAAAAACTTTGAATACAACACAGAATGGCATCTCTTTATATTCTACAACATTGTCATAATTTCATTATGATTGAGTGGtggtaaaaattcatttaaaatatctcTGAGGagtaaatatacttaatttttgaaaAGGAACGTGATGTAGTATCAATGATCTTTATGCAACAtccaaattaaagatttttttgttttattgtctctactgtagtgttatttttttctaacatcTTTGTTTCTCTGTAGTCTATTTGGAAAAACTTTTATAGAAGTCATGATTCCTGTCTTTTTATGATGAGTGCttgtattttgttataacaatGAGTAATACGGGTTTTCTGGCACAATGTTGCAATGGTTCAGCAGCTACCTTACCGATCGTCAACTTGCCGTGCGCCTTGGTGCTGGCGTCTCAACTAGCTTTACTGCAAGTTCTGGTGTTCCACAAGGGTCTCATCTTGGACCATTCTTGTTTTCAATCTCTATCAATGATATTAAGCATGCCATCAAGGTCCCCTTTCTTCTCTTTGCGGACGACATCAAGCTGTTCGTTTAAATTGCACCTCATATGATTTCCAGTCTCTGCAGGATGCTCTTGACGATGTTTTTGACTGGTGTCGTGCGAATGATATGACTGTGAATCCTTCCAAGACCAAGTTGATAACGTTCAATAGGAAATTAAATCCAGTGGTAGCCGACTACTTTCTCGATGGCGACCGGGTGGAGAGATGCAATACCATCAAGGACCTTGGTGTTCTTATCTACTCTTCTTTTGAGTTTGGTCTCCACATCAGTAAAATCTGCGCCAGGGCCTCTCGTATGCTTGGTTTGGTCTTCCGTTCTTCAAAACATGGCTTGAATACCCATGCCTCTACGATTctctacaagtcccttgtccGCCAGTTACTTGAGTATGCATCTGTAGTTTGGTCTCCATATCAGCTCTGCCAGATTCATCCTCTACAGTCGGTGCAAATACGTTTCATCAGGTTTCTGGGATGTCGTGCGGGATTTGAATTTCGTGAAGTTCCAGTCAACGA
This Homalodisca vitripennis isolate AUS2020 chromosome 3, UT_GWSS_2.1, whole genome shotgun sequence DNA region includes the following protein-coding sequences:
- the LOC124357133 gene encoding uncharacterized protein LOC124357133 isoform X2; its protein translation is MTTVKGNMTAESFPEWLTGDFLQSCLESDKENFGGITVTSHELECAVAPGNNYGSNIIRANIRYKKPNEQTTEHSISLILKAPLSGDLVVVQKMGDVLHQLYRNEIKYYCEFISETYKLLKHDVVPKHYKSPNSLCLVVEDLSVSGFKMVDRRKLLDFDHCKLFTEASAKLHALGIAVHRINPELIESFGTESVVVNETLKMSMPNSLVCMAAYLEDKPDYKKQYQVIREASENDVFWTIYKNMLDDCKSKALRTITQDDPWCTNMMFRYDDSGRAAGIKILDFQCIKLNYPLLEFVMFLVSAANMEVREHRLNDLYKIYCDSLNGNLAELGCPEKLSIEELETEIAHLSPITLLWVCGLPITLTESAAEMEEYISVRFSFESVKDSRFYKTTYTGLYFDMYYPQILDVYDKLGVYDYISEKVREIKSKV
- the LOC124357133 gene encoding uncharacterized protein LOC124357133 isoform X1; translation: MIRPRSHLQTDAQFKPLTPTGNMTAESFPEWLTGDFLQSCLESDKENFGGITVTSHELECAVAPGNNYGSNIIRANIRYKKPNEQTTEHSISLILKAPLSGDLVVVQKMGDVLHQLYRNEIKYYCEFISETYKLLKHDVVPKHYKSPNSLCLVVEDLSVSGFKMVDRRKLLDFDHCKLFTEASAKLHALGIAVHRINPELIESFGTESVVVNETLKMSMPNSLVCMAAYLEDKPDYKKQYQVIREASENDVFWTIYKNMLDDCKSKALRTITQDDPWCTNMMFRYDDSGRAAGIKILDFQCIKLNYPLLEFVMFLVSAANMEVREHRLNDLYKIYCDSLNGNLAELGCPEKLSIEELETEIAHLSPITLLWVCGLPITLTESAAEMEEYISVRFSFESVKDSRFYKTTYTGLYFDMYYPQILDVYDKLGVYDYISEKVREIKSKV
- the LOC124358266 gene encoding uncharacterized protein LOC124358266 produces the protein MTVNPSKTKLITFNRKLNPVVADYFLDGDRVERCNTIKDLGVLIYSSFEFGLHISKICARASRMLGLVFRSSKHGLNTHASTILYKSLVRQLLEYASVVWSPYQLCQIHPLQSVQIRFIRFLGCRAGFEFREVPVNEVSPAYGLLSHERRRRVADCIFLSKLLNNQVSSPFLLESINFRVPARSTRHQRLFEPDHAGTNYLRFSHIPRLVRFGNDIGSSVDLFVAGLGAVRRAAADESLISVASSSNVLLL